A section of the Prochlorococcus sp. MIT 1341 genome encodes:
- a CDS encoding PDZ domain-containing protein, protein MSTSEHLSENYSCQDFVDISLDLSKPNTQLIEVEISFTPEKGHVIMSLPIWTPGSYTVRDHVQFLHCLSIKQCGKTLRFERPSPSSWEFIVTSEEKVYVNYTVEARTLSVRTCYLDQEFASLCLPALVLLIKDFRYKGHKLSLMLPPEWKAAIPLQAEENIYIASDYDKLIDAPVHAGDLFQNELNVSTFKHKIIQIGKIPETLPNSFVQDVELICEATSRLLKTPPPSEDAYIFIVLFLDKGYGGLEHDNSCVLHFSNERLVKQSGYRELLQLFGHEYLHQWNIRRLRPSDYYRYNYQLPVTTDTLWFVEGLTSYFDLTLPYIAGLSSVNDLLDDLTNEITRFFNTPARFEHSLLDSSRESWVKLYKSHSSSSNYQISYYNVGTLYCLCLDISLRKLGSSLSFVLRYMWNNFAINAKGYKTSDVFSLISSIDNKLAENAVMWLNTPNTLPLEDLLLEIGYQIVRRKESKCFSGFKVSELHGKFTVKSILKDSPAMSSGFIENDELISFDGFRLADLDSFVKYLTCHDDVEIIYCRRGTIRYTKLNCSKNFQDHIIIKQLPKVDKTKGDLRNLWLKFV, encoded by the coding sequence ATGAGTACATCAGAGCATCTTAGTGAAAATTACAGTTGTCAGGATTTTGTTGATATTAGCTTAGATTTGAGTAAGCCTAATACACAGTTAATAGAAGTAGAGATTAGTTTTACCCCTGAGAAGGGCCACGTCATAATGTCCTTGCCTATTTGGACTCCCGGTTCTTATACAGTAAGAGATCATGTTCAGTTTTTACATTGTTTATCCATAAAACAATGTGGCAAGACTCTTAGATTTGAGCGCCCTTCACCAAGCTCTTGGGAGTTCATTGTCACCTCCGAAGAAAAAGTTTATGTTAATTACACAGTCGAAGCAAGGACCTTATCTGTTAGAACTTGTTATTTAGATCAGGAATTTGCTTCTTTATGCTTACCTGCTTTAGTATTGTTAATTAAAGACTTTCGTTATAAAGGTCATAAACTTTCACTAATGCTTCCACCTGAATGGAAAGCAGCAATTCCTTTACAGGCTGAAGAAAATATTTACATTGCAAGTGACTATGACAAATTGATAGATGCTCCAGTACATGCTGGAGACTTGTTTCAGAATGAATTGAATGTTTCAACTTTCAAACACAAAATAATTCAAATAGGAAAAATCCCTGAAACGTTACCTAATTCGTTTGTACAAGATGTTGAATTGATCTGTGAGGCTACAAGTAGGCTTCTTAAAACTCCCCCGCCATCTGAAGATGCTTACATTTTTATAGTTCTCTTTTTAGATAAGGGCTATGGGGGCTTAGAACATGACAATAGTTGTGTTTTACATTTCTCTAATGAAAGATTGGTGAAACAGTCTGGTTATAGAGAGTTATTGCAGCTTTTTGGTCACGAATACCTTCACCAATGGAATATTCGTCGCCTCAGACCATCTGATTACTACAGATATAATTATCAGTTACCAGTAACAACAGATACCCTTTGGTTTGTTGAGGGTTTAACAAGTTATTTTGATCTGACATTGCCATATATTGCAGGATTATCTTCTGTTAACGATCTCCTTGATGATCTTACTAATGAAATTACAAGATTTTTCAATACTCCTGCTAGGTTTGAACATTCACTTTTAGATAGTTCTAGGGAGTCATGGGTTAAATTATATAAATCTCATTCTTCAAGCTCAAACTATCAAATAAGTTACTATAATGTTGGGACCTTATACTGTCTATGTCTCGACATCTCCCTAAGAAAACTTGGTAGCAGCTTATCGTTTGTTCTTAGGTACATGTGGAATAACTTTGCAATTAATGCTAAAGGGTATAAAACATCAGATGTCTTTAGTTTAATTTCCTCCATTGATAATAAACTAGCTGAAAACGCTGTTATGTGGTTAAACACACCTAACACCTTACCTTTAGAAGATCTCCTCTTGGAAATCGGCTATCAGATTGTACGAAGAAAAGAAAGTAAATGTTTTTCAGGTTTTAAAGTTTCTGAACTTCACGGTAAATTTACTGTTAAAAGTATTTTAAAGGATAGTCCAGCGATGTCTTCTGGATTTATAGAAAATGATGAATTAATCTCCTTTGATGGATTTAGACTAGCCGATTTAGATTCTTTCGTAAAATATTTAACATGTCATGATGATGTTGAAATTATTTATTGTAGAAGAGGTACGATTAGGTATACAAAACTTAATTGCTCCAAAAACTTTCAAGATCATATTATAATTAAACAATTACCAAAAGTTGATAAAACAAAAGGGGATTTACGTAATCTCTGGCTGAAATTTGTTTAA
- the purN gene encoding phosphoribosylglycinamide formyltransferase gives MNSIIYPSDYAGYRFNPPLRIAIMASGKGSNFEAIAESIYKNELNACIKALIVNNPNCPAVEKAYSHNVPIITIDHRNYNTREEFDEEIIKHLKNLDIELIVMAGWMRVVTKRLIDAFNKRLINIHPSLLPSFKGLKAVQQALDNSVKISGCTVHYVSNEVDSGEIIGQAAVTVNENDNHDSLTAKIQTQEHILLPYSISLAGRNLRSK, from the coding sequence ATGAACTCAATTATATATCCATCTGACTATGCTGGTTATCGATTTAATCCACCTCTAAGAATAGCAATCATGGCGTCAGGAAAAGGTAGTAATTTTGAAGCAATAGCAGAATCGATATATAAAAATGAACTTAACGCATGTATAAAAGCATTGATTGTTAACAATCCAAATTGTCCAGCAGTGGAAAAAGCATACTCACATAATGTTCCTATCATTACAATTGATCATAGAAATTACAATACCCGGGAGGAATTTGACGAAGAAATTATAAAGCATCTGAAAAATCTAGATATTGAACTAATAGTAATGGCAGGGTGGATGAGAGTCGTCACTAAAAGACTTATTGATGCTTTTAACAAAAGATTAATTAATATACACCCATCCCTTTTACCAAGCTTTAAAGGACTAAAGGCTGTCCAACAAGCATTAGATAACTCTGTAAAGATTAGTGGCTGCACAGTTCATTATGTGTCAAATGAAGTTGATTCGGGTGAAATTATAGGCCAGGCAGCAGTGACTGTTAATGAGAATGACAATCATGATTCATTAACAGCTAAAATCCAAACTCAAGAGCACATTCTTCTTCCATATTCAATTTCATTGGCAGGTAGAAATCTTAGAAGCAAATAG
- the argC gene encoding N-acetyl-gamma-glutamyl-phosphate reductase, whose product MDKKPLIPATGSNMKAQKRVAVIGASGYGGLQTIRLLQDHPKFRVSFLGGKRSSGKSWNQFFPFLPLDEHLTIQDPNPQKIAEAADYAVLSLPNGESSQLVPKLLEHKIRVVDLSADFRYRSLEQWSQVYAHESSRLHRNDPVLCKEAVYGLAEWKEEEISHANLVAAPGCFPTASLLPLLPFLKQGLIEEEGIIIDAKTGTSGGGRAPKETFLLAEASESISPYGVVGHRHTSEIEQLASEIAGHTIQVQFTPHLVPMVRGLLATVYGRLRDPGLTAEDCTTVLEAIYRDHKTINVLPVGTYPATKWVKNTNKAFLSVQVEPRTSRLILMCVVDNLVKGQAGQGVQCLNIMDGLPANMGLPNTTFYP is encoded by the coding sequence ATGGATAAGAAACCTCTTATACCCGCAACCGGATCAAATATGAAAGCACAGAAGCGAGTAGCGGTAATTGGGGCATCCGGATATGGAGGGCTCCAGACAATAAGATTATTGCAGGATCATCCAAAGTTTAGGGTAAGTTTTTTGGGTGGAAAGCGTAGTTCTGGAAAATCTTGGAATCAATTTTTTCCATTTCTGCCTTTGGATGAACATTTAACAATTCAAGACCCTAATCCCCAAAAGATTGCTGAAGCTGCGGATTATGCAGTTTTAAGTCTTCCGAACGGAGAATCCTCACAACTTGTGCCAAAACTTCTTGAACACAAAATACGGGTTGTTGATCTATCTGCAGATTTCCGTTACCGATCTCTAGAACAATGGTCACAAGTTTATGCTCATGAATCTTCGAGGCTGCACCGTAATGATCCTGTTCTTTGTAAAGAGGCTGTTTATGGCTTAGCTGAATGGAAGGAAGAGGAAATATCACATGCAAATCTTGTTGCAGCACCAGGCTGTTTTCCTACTGCAAGTTTATTGCCTTTACTCCCTTTTTTAAAACAGGGATTGATTGAAGAGGAAGGAATCATTATTGATGCAAAAACTGGCACTTCCGGTGGTGGAAGGGCCCCAAAGGAAACCTTTTTACTAGCCGAAGCTTCAGAGTCAATTTCACCCTACGGCGTTGTAGGGCATAGACACACATCCGAAATAGAACAATTAGCAAGTGAGATTGCTGGTCATACAATTCAAGTTCAATTCACACCACACTTGGTTCCTATGGTCAGAGGCTTGTTGGCAACAGTTTATGGAAGGTTGAGAGATCCTGGTTTAACAGCTGAAGACTGTACAACTGTTTTAGAAGCTATCTATCGTGATCATAAAACTATCAATGTGCTACCTGTTGGTACATATCCAGCTACAAAGTGGGTGAAAAATACAAACAAAGCATTTTTATCAGTCCAGGTTGAACCACGTACAAGCCGTTTAATACTTATGTGTGTCGTTGATAACCTCGTTAAAGGTCAGGCTGGACAGGGGGTGCAATGCTTGAATATTATGGACGGACTACCGGCAAATATGGGTCTTCCAAATACTACTTTTTATCCATAG
- the ribBA gene encoding bifunctional 3,4-dihydroxy-2-butanone-4-phosphate synthase/GTP cyclohydrolase II, translating to MIEENPASTSLNNTKPSHRSGEIQFDPISDGLAAIRNGESVVVVDDERRENEGDLICAAQFATPEQINFMATQARGLICLSMEGERLDALDLPLMVDRNTDANETAFTVSIDAGPENGVSTGISAEDRARTIQVAINPATNPRDLRRPGHVFPLKARKGGVLKRAGHTEAAVDLSQMAGLVPAGVICEIQNQDGSMARLPELYDYSKKWGLKLISIADLIRYRLENERFVIRKANATLPTLFGGFQAIGYKNNLDGSEHVALVKGNPRKLKEPVLVRMHSECLTGDAFGSLRCDCRPQLEAALARIEQEGEGVVVYLRQEGRGIGLLNKLKAYSLQDGGLDTVEANERLGFPADLRNYGVGAQILTDLGIHRLKLLTNNPRKIAGLGGYGLQVEKRIPLVICPGDHNKAYLAVKRDKLGHLIDSNQQDRVEEVNYIYLAWDLLNEQENIMLFRSKAESKSLNQNINLITEHSSRLEAILENPTFLWRVKCNQRKATEDDSCVISTMKIINFLADIKETNRISLFLTDNIDQVLHPSVSLGGKALKLNTINKSNVINLSREIESKSRPLLIKWDKN from the coding sequence ATGATTGAAGAAAATCCCGCATCAACAAGCCTGAACAATACTAAGCCTAGTCATCGAAGCGGAGAAATCCAATTTGACCCAATTTCTGATGGCTTAGCGGCCATTCGAAATGGCGAGTCTGTTGTTGTTGTAGATGATGAAAGAAGAGAAAATGAAGGTGATTTGATATGTGCAGCTCAGTTTGCCACTCCCGAACAGATAAATTTTATGGCAACTCAAGCGAGAGGCCTAATCTGTCTTTCAATGGAAGGGGAACGTCTTGATGCTCTAGACCTACCTCTTATGGTTGATAGGAATACAGACGCAAATGAAACAGCATTTACAGTAAGCATCGATGCAGGCCCAGAGAATGGAGTATCTACTGGAATATCTGCAGAAGATAGAGCTCGAACAATTCAAGTCGCTATCAACCCGGCAACGAATCCGAGAGATCTTAGAAGACCTGGGCATGTATTTCCATTAAAGGCACGTAAAGGTGGAGTATTAAAAAGGGCAGGGCATACAGAGGCCGCTGTGGATCTATCCCAAATGGCCGGTTTAGTTCCCGCGGGAGTTATCTGTGAAATACAGAATCAAGATGGTTCTATGGCAAGGCTCCCAGAACTTTATGATTACTCAAAAAAATGGGGATTAAAATTAATTAGTATTGCTGATTTAATAAGGTATAGGTTAGAAAATGAAAGATTTGTGATTAGAAAAGCTAATGCTACATTACCAACATTGTTCGGTGGATTTCAAGCCATAGGTTACAAAAACAATCTTGATGGATCTGAACATGTTGCTTTAGTAAAAGGCAACCCAAGAAAATTAAAAGAACCAGTTCTTGTACGAATGCATTCTGAATGCCTAACTGGAGATGCATTTGGTTCATTACGATGCGATTGCAGACCTCAGTTAGAAGCTGCACTAGCAAGAATTGAACAAGAGGGTGAAGGTGTAGTTGTATACCTAAGGCAGGAAGGTAGAGGTATAGGTCTATTAAATAAGCTCAAAGCATATAGTCTTCAGGATGGTGGGCTAGACACAGTAGAGGCAAATGAGAGGTTAGGCTTTCCAGCTGACTTAAGAAACTATGGTGTAGGTGCCCAGATACTTACTGATTTAGGTATTCACAGATTAAAGTTATTAACAAATAATCCAAGAAAAATTGCTGGATTAGGAGGTTATGGATTACAAGTGGAAAAAAGAATTCCTCTTGTAATTTGCCCTGGGGATCATAACAAAGCTTATCTTGCCGTGAAAAGAGACAAGTTAGGTCACCTTATAGATAGTAACCAACAAGACAGAGTCGAAGAAGTTAATTATATTTATCTTGCATGGGATCTACTAAATGAACAGGAAAATATCATGTTATTTAGGTCAAAAGCTGAATCAAAATCTTTAAATCAGAACATCAACCTGATTACAGAGCATTCATCTAGGCTAGAAGCAATCCTTGAGAACCCTACCTTTCTATGGAGAGTCAAATGTAACCAAAGAAAGGCAACTGAGGATGATTCATGCGTGATAAGTACTATGAAGATTATAAATTTCCTTGCAGACATTAAGGAAACAAATCGTATATCGCTTTTCCTTACAGATAATATAGATCAGGTTCTACACCCTTCTGTAAGTCTAGGGGGAAAAGCACTTAAGCTAAATACTATAAATAAAAGCAATGTGATTAACTTGTCACGAGAAATTGAATCAAAATCAAGGCCATTATTGATTAAGTGGGATAAAAATTAA
- a CDS encoding peptidylprolyl isomerase yields METDAGVIELDLFESDAPKTVANFLKLVNEGFYNGLAFHRVIDGFMAQGGCPNTRVGAKGTPGTGGPGYTIDCEINSHKHQPGSLSMAHAGKNTGGSQFFLVHQSQPHLDGVHTVFGETKDLEVVLSLKNGTRIIKTSVRS; encoded by the coding sequence ATGGAAACGGACGCTGGCGTAATTGAATTAGACTTGTTTGAGTCTGATGCTCCAAAAACAGTAGCTAATTTTCTTAAGTTAGTGAATGAAGGTTTTTACAATGGCTTAGCTTTCCATCGTGTAATTGATGGTTTTATGGCACAAGGAGGCTGTCCAAATACTAGGGTCGGCGCAAAAGGCACCCCAGGGACTGGTGGACCTGGATATACAATTGATTGCGAGATTAACTCACACAAGCATCAACCTGGCTCGCTTTCAATGGCTCATGCAGGTAAGAATACTGGTGGAAGTCAATTCTTTTTAGTACATCAATCACAGCCACACCTTGACGGAGTACATACAGTATTTGGTGAAACTAAGGATTTAGAAGTTGTTCTTTCTTTAAAGAATGGAACTAGAATCATTAAGACATCTGTTAGAAGTTAG
- the murQ gene encoding N-acetylmuramic acid 6-phosphate etherase has protein sequence MARSKKRLSFNINDSLTDRGYLPTEQTNILSSGIDQLSTNQLVNLFSEEDKKPQIAVKGASFEISEAIDKIIPRISKGGKIFYIGAGTSGRLGVLDAAECPPTFCTPPELVQGVIAGGYDALFSSAERIEDDLNAGQIDLQTRGFSKKDSLIGIMAGGTTPYVHGALSFGKEISALTIAISCVPKDVVFIPCDVDIRLVTGPELLAGSTRLKAATATKMALNIISTSVMIRLGKVYGNRMIDLSISNTKLLDRSLRILKELVQLERADAFQLLERCDGSVKLSLLVHTSKLSVEECRNLLKLNANNLRQTLAALGLPQLN, from the coding sequence ATGGCTCGTAGCAAGAAAAGACTTTCTTTTAATATTAACGACTCATTGACTGATAGGGGTTACCTGCCAACTGAACAAACTAATATATTAAGTAGTGGAATTGATCAGCTTTCTACTAACCAGTTGGTAAACCTCTTTTCTGAGGAGGATAAAAAACCACAAATTGCGGTGAAAGGAGCATCATTCGAAATCTCAGAGGCCATTGATAAAATTATTCCCAGAATAAGTAAAGGCGGCAAAATTTTTTATATTGGAGCTGGAACATCAGGAAGGTTAGGTGTTTTAGATGCAGCTGAATGTCCTCCAACCTTTTGTACTCCTCCAGAACTTGTACAAGGTGTTATAGCAGGAGGATATGACGCCTTGTTTTCTAGTGCAGAAAGAATTGAAGATGATTTGAATGCTGGCCAAATTGATTTACAAACCCGCGGTTTTTCTAAGAAAGATTCGTTGATTGGCATAATGGCCGGTGGAACAACTCCCTATGTTCATGGGGCTTTATCTTTTGGAAAGGAGATCTCAGCATTAACAATTGCCATATCATGTGTACCAAAGGATGTTGTTTTTATTCCTTGCGATGTTGATATACGTTTAGTTACCGGACCTGAGTTGTTAGCAGGTTCAACAAGGCTTAAGGCAGCAACAGCAACCAAAATGGCACTGAATATTATTTCAACCTCTGTTATGATTAGGCTTGGCAAGGTTTATGGTAATAGAATGATTGATTTAAGTATTAGTAATACTAAATTGCTTGATCGTTCATTGAGAATACTAAAAGAATTAGTTCAACTTGAGAGGGCAGATGCATTTCAATTGTTGGAAAGATGTGATGGTTCTGTAAAGCTCTCTTTACTAGTACACACCTCAAAATTATCCGTAGAGGAGTGTAGGAATTTGCTGAAATTAAATGCTAATAACTTACGACAAACCTTGGCTGCATTAGGACTACCTCAGCTAAATTAA
- a CDS encoding DUF3110 domain-containing protein, which translates to MRVHVLLYDSGKESEGIHSLELSGQVIVLMFENPEDAERYSGLLAAQDFPTPTVEEIDREEIEAFCVKAGYETRFVETGFVPKTEEERLLLSPPIKNKDVVNWQEKVSNNGESENESNLDSIRQRLEGLL; encoded by the coding sequence ATGCGTGTACATGTTTTGCTTTACGATTCAGGCAAAGAAAGTGAGGGCATTCATTCTTTAGAACTTTCAGGTCAAGTTATCGTGTTGATGTTTGAGAATCCTGAGGATGCTGAAAGATACAGTGGCCTTTTAGCTGCGCAAGATTTTCCAACCCCTACTGTTGAGGAAATTGACCGAGAAGAAATAGAGGCCTTTTGCGTAAAAGCAGGATACGAAACTCGTTTTGTAGAAACTGGCTTTGTACCAAAAACTGAAGAAGAAAGATTATTATTATCCCCTCCTATTAAGAATAAGGATGTTGTTAATTGGCAAGAGAAAGTTAGTAATAATGGCGAATCTGAGAATGAATCTAATCTTGATTCAATCCGTCAACGTTTAGAAGGTCTTTTATAG